TTATTTACCATATTAATTAATGAAAAAGACTTATCTTTGATGGTTAATATTTTAAATATATTATTATGAAAAAAATAGGATTATTAATAGTTGTAATTGCTTTAATTTTTTCATCATGTAGTGATGATGGTGATGGTAATGACCCTTCAAATAGTAAGTATGGATGTACTGATCCAAAATCGGTAAATTATAATCCCGATGCAAAAGAAGATGACGGTAGTTGCCTTTATCCTGAACAAAAAGTAGTACCTTGGGTACTTGAGTTTACTTCTACTTGCTGTCCTCCTTGTGGTGAATGGGGACATGAAACAATGGCAAGTTTAACAAATACTTTTGGAAATAAAATTGTTCCAATTGCTGTACATACAAATTTAAATTCATGCACCGACCCAATGTTTATTGGAGAATTAGCTAATAGTTTTAGGAATAATTTCCCTTATTCAGGAATTCCTTCTTTTTTTATTGCTAATACAAAGGATAAATCTGAAGAAACTATTAATAATTATCTTGATCTTAATCCTCTTGCAAGTTGCGTTTTTACTGCTGTGAGGAGTGGAGATAAATATACAATAAAAGCACTTACACAATTTTATGATAATCCAAATGGTGATTTTTATTATGGTGATTTTTATATAAATGCTTTTGTTACAGAAAATAGGATTGATGGTTCAGAATCATCAGGTTCATATAATCAAGCAGGAAATGATGATGATGAATATTACCATGTACATGTGTTAAGAACAGGAGCAAGAACGGACAATATGTGCGGTTATAAAATTGCAGGAGGAATTGTCCCTGATGATACTTCCGTTATTAATAATATGACAATTCAATTGAATTCTAATTGGAATAAAAGTCATTTAGATGTTGTTTGTGTAATCTTTTTCAGACAAACGGGTGGTACTAAATTTAAGTTTGTAAATGCAAATCATAAGAACTAAGTGAAAGCTTTTTTATGTCATAAATATGCTAATATCAATAACTGTTGATTTGCTTATTCATTAACTCATTTTCCCATTCACTCTATTTTCTATCTTTATGCAAAAGAAAATTGCGTTTAAAACTCTTGGTTGTCGTTTAAATCAGTACGAAACAGATGCTATTGCTTCTGAATTTGATGAAAATAATTATCAAATTGTTGATTTTAATGATGACGCTGATGTTTATGTTGTAAATACCTGTACTGTTACAAATCAGGGTGATAAACGTTCACGGACTTTTATTAATCAAATAACAAAAAATAAAAAAAATGCAGTTGTAATTGTTACGGGTTGTATGGTAAATAATTACTCGGAAAAGCTGGAGAGTAAATTAAACAATGTAACATATTTTGTTGATAATGAAAGAAAGACTTCCATTTTTCCAATTGTGGATTCTCACTTTAAAGGCGAAGTGATAGATATTGATAATCTTAAAAATGACAAGTTTGGATTTAATCCTGCAAAAAGAACTTTTCATACTCGCTCATTTATAAAAATTCAGGATGGTTGTAATCAATTTTGTACTTATTGCATAGTTCCCACAGTAAGAGGTAGAGCGATAAGTCGTCCTTTTCCCGAAGTTATAAAAAATATTAAAAAAGTATTGGAATTTGGATATAAAGAAATTGTACTTACAGGAGTAAATATTTCTACTTACGAATATAATGCTTTAAGTTTTGAAAATTTGATTGAAAAAATATTGAATATTCCAGGAGATTTTAGATTGAGAATTTCTTCAATTGAACCGGATAATTTTTCAGATAGTTTTTATTCATTATTTAAAAATCCAAAACTAACACCTCATTTACATCTTTGTTTACAAAGTGGTTCGGATAATATTCTTAAAAAAATGAGAAGGATGAATTCTTTAAAGTCCTTTGTGGAAATTACTGATAAAATAAGAAAAGTTGTTCCGGATTTTAATTTCACAACAGATATTATCGTTGGTTTTCCGGGAGAAACGGAAGAAGATTTTCAAAAAACTATTGAAGCAATTGAAAAAATAGGTTTTGGGCATATTCATACTTTTAAATATTCCATTAGAGAAGGTACTCGAGCCGCGAAAATGCAAGGGCAGATTGATGGAAGAATTAAGTCTGAAAGAAGTGAAATAATAAGAAAAATTAGTGATGAACAAAAAGAGAACTATAGAAAATCAATGATAGGGAAAACACAGGATGTTTTGATTGAGAAAATTGATGACAAAGGTTTTACTCATGGATATGGTGAGCACTATATTCCTGTTGTGTTTGAAGCTGGTGATTCAAGGGAGAACGAATTTGTAAAAGTGAAAATTTCAGATATTTGTATGGATGGGGATTTAATTTTAAAAGGAATAAAATTGTAATTATTTTTTTTACCCCCCCTTAAACAGAAATTATTTTACTTGATTTAAAAAATTCGTTTCTCTCGTAAGGACAATGCTTGCAATCCTCTGTGCAATTTTTACAAACATCATCAGCGTTTTGAAATGAATAATAAATACTTGATACAATCCAAGCAACAAGTATGGCAAAGGCGATTAGTAATAAAAGAAGTTTCATGGTTTTATTATTTGGTTAACTTTCAACTACTAATATACGATGTAGGAATAAGTATTTGCAAATTTTTTTAAAATATTGGTGAGGGAAGAAATTTTGTGATGCTTGATTAAACAAAAACGATTTATGTATTTTTGCCGTTTTAAAAAAAGTCTTTAAATTTGGATAAATGGCAGAATACAATTTTAGTGAAATAGAATCCTTTTGGCAAAAGTATTGGGAAAAGAAGCAAAGCAACAAAGTAGAAGTTGATGAGAAAAAACCAAAGTTTTATGTTTTAGATATGTTTCCATATCCTTCAGGTGCGGGATTGCATGTAGGTCATCCTTTGGGATATATTGCCTCGGATATTTTTTCACGCTTTAAAAAACTAAAAGGTTTTAACGTACTTCATCCAATGGGTTTTGATGCTTTTGGACTTCCTGCCGAACAGTACGCAATACAAACAGGACAGCATCCTGATGTTACAACAACTAACAATATTAAAAGATATAAAGAGCAATTGCATAAAATTGGATTTGCTTATGATTGGGATAGGGAAGTAAGAACTTGTGATTCTGATTATTACAAATGGACACAATGGGTTTTTATAAAGTTGTTTAATCATTACTACGATAATAAAAGTCAAAAAGCAGAACCTATTGAAAATTTAATTCGGGAATTTGAAATAAATGGTAGCTTAAATGTGAATGCTACATCGACAAAAGAATTGCATTTTTCCGCTTCGGAATGGAAAGCAATGGATGAAGGAAAACAGAGAAATGTTTTAATGAATTACCGCCTTGCATTTCAGGATGAAACAACAGTAAATTGGTGTCCTGAATTAGGAACCGTACTTGCAAATGATGAGGTTAAAGACGGTTATTCTGTTAGAGGCGGATGTATGGTGGAGCAAAAACCTATGAAACAATGGTTGTTGAGAGTTTCTGCATATTCCGAAAGATTATTGCAAGGCTTGGATAAAATTGATTGGTCGGACTCTTTAATAGAAATGCAGAAATATTGGATTGGTAAATCAGTAGGTGCTGAAATAAATTTTGAAATATCAAATTCAAATAAAAAAATTCGTGTTTTTACAACCCGTTCCGATACTCTTTTTGGCTCAACTTTTATGGTGCTTGCTCCTGAGCATCCAATTGTAAAAGAAATTACTACAAGTGAATATGAAAATGAAGTAAACAGCTATATTGAGATAACAAGCAAGCGTACAGAAAGAGAAAGGCTTGCAGACATAAAAAAAATTACAGGACAATTTACAGGTGCTTATGCTATTCATCCATTTACGAAAAATAAAATGCAAATCTGGATTGCCGATTATGTGCTTTTTCAATATGGGACAGGGGCTGTAATGAGTGTGCCTGCTCACGATAGCCGTGATTATGCTTTTGCAAAACATTTTAAAATCCCTATTGTTGAAGTCGTTTCTGGTGGTGATATTTCTAAAGAATCCTATGATGCCAAAGAAGGGAAATTAATAAATTCGGATTTTCTTAATGGCTTGGAAGTAAGTGAAGCTATTAAATTGATGAATTCAAAAATTGAAGAAAAAGGAATTGGCGTAAGCAAAGTTAATTACAAAATGAGAGATGCGATTTTTAGTCGTCAACGATATTGGGGCGAACCCTTTCCTGTTTATTACAAAAATGATATTCCTTATGTTCTTAATGAAAAAGAACTACCTCTTGAACTTCCGGAAGTTGATAAGTTTTTGCCAACGGAAGAAGGAGAACCTCCATTAGCAAGAGCTAAAAATTGGAAAACAAAAGAAGGATACAGCTATGAGTATGATACAATGCCTGGTTTTGCCGGTTCAAGCGGATATTATTTAAGGTACATGGATCCCAAAAATAACAGTGAGTATTTTTCGAAAGAATCAAATAAATACTGGCAGGATGTTGACCTTTATATTGGAGGCACAGAGCATGCAACAGGACATCTGATATATTCAAGATTTTGGAATAAATTTCTTTTTGATATTGGAAAAAGCTGTAAAGATGAACCTTTTAAAAAGCTCGTTAATCAGGGAATGATTCAAGGTCGCTCAAGTTTTGTGTATAGAATTAATAACGAAAAATATGCTGAATATCTTTTGTGGGAAAAGATAAAGGATAATAAATTAGGAATAAAATTCCTGAAAAATTACAAGGATGGACATAGACGATTTGATTTTTATTCGCAAAAACAAAAATTGGTTTTAGAAATAAAATGTTATAAAAATTTAGAAAAGTTGGAATCTGATTATTCAGATTATTTTAATAAAACCAATCAAAAATATTTGTTGATTCCAATTGTAAAAATATTTGACAATATTGATGAAGTTATTGATAAAATCATTCAATTGATAGAAGGAAATGAAGTATCATCCTTTCTTGAAGAAGATAGCGTTGATTTAAAAACAAAATTTGTTTCCAAGAATGTTAAAGGAAGAAAAGAATTTTCAACTCCTTTGAATGTTGATGTAAATATTGTTGAAAATGATATTCTGGATTTACAAGCATTTAAAAAATGGAGACCTGAATTTAAAAATGCAGAATTTATTCTTGAAGAAGGCAAATATTATTGTGGAGATGCAGTTGAAAAAATGTCAAAATCATTGCATAATGTCGTAAATCCTGATGATGTTATTGAAAAATACGGAGCTGATACTTTTAGAATGTATGAAATGTTTCTCGGTCCAATTGAACAGCATAAACCTTGGAATACCGATGGTATTGAGGGTGTATCAAAGTTTTTAAGAAAATTCTGGAATTTATATTTTAATAAAAATAATGAGTTTTATTTGTCGGATGACAAAGCAACAGAAGGGGAGTTAAAGATTTTACATAAAACGATTAAAAAAATTCATGAGGATATTGAGAAATTATCATTTAATACCTGTGTGAGTGAATTTATGATTGCAACAAATGAACTTCTTAAGCTTAATTGTAATAAAAAATCTATTTTACAACCCTTAAATATTTTATTAGCACCTTTTGCACCTCATATTTCTGAAGAACTTTGGAAACTTTCGGGTAATGAAAAAAGCATTGCAACTACCTCTTTTCCAGAATATAATGAAAAATATATTAGAGAAGATAGTTATGATTATCCTATTTCAATTAATGGAAAACTAAGAGCAAAACATAGTTTTTCTATAGATTGCTCAAAAGACTTTGTGGAAGATGAGGTACTTAAATTGGAAACTGTAAAAAAATGGACAGATGGTAAAACTGTAAGGAAAATTATATTTGTTCCAAAAAGAATTATTAATATTGTGGTAAATTAGTTTTTAGCATAACTTGTATAGTTTGATAATATTTTCATACTTTTATAATCAAATTTATAATTGCTTTAAATTGAATTATTAAAGAAAAATAAAAAGAATAGGCATGAAAGATACACCGATAAATTATAAAATAGTAAAAACAAAAATAGAAGAAAGTGGACTTGAAAATGTTGGAAAAGCTTCTATTCGTGAATTATTAAAGATTGTTAATCAGATTGAAGAAGAAACAGGAGATAAGTTTGTAAGGATGGAAATGGGTATTCCCGGCTTAGAGGCAGTAAAAATTGGTGTTGATGCTGAGATAGAAGCACTTAAAAGAGGAGTTGCTTCAAAATATGTTAATATAGAAGGTATTCCCGAGTTAAAAACCGAAGTGCAACTTTTTATAAAAAACTTTTTAAATATTGATGTTAATAAAAATGGTTGCGTACCATCAGTTGGTTCAACATCAGGGAGCTTTTCAGTATTTATGACTTTGAGTAAATTAAATAAAAAGCCTTATAAACATTTATTTATAGACCCCGGTTTTCCTGTTCACAAGCAACAATTAAAATCATTAAATCTGGATTTTGAAAGTTTTGATGTTTATAATTATCGTGGTGATAAACTTAAAGACAAATTAGAATCGTATTTATCAAAAGGTGAGATTTCTTCTATTTTATATTCTAATCCAAATAATCCATCTTGGATTTGCTTTACTGATAAAGAATTAAAAATTATTGGCGAATTAGCAAACAAATACAATGTT
This window of the Bacteroidota bacterium genome carries:
- a CDS encoding class I tRNA ligase family protein, which codes for MAEYNFSEIESFWQKYWEKKQSNKVEVDEKKPKFYVLDMFPYPSGAGLHVGHPLGYIASDIFSRFKKLKGFNVLHPMGFDAFGLPAEQYAIQTGQHPDVTTTNNIKRYKEQLHKIGFAYDWDREVRTCDSDYYKWTQWVFIKLFNHYYDNKSQKAEPIENLIREFEINGSLNVNATSTKELHFSASEWKAMDEGKQRNVLMNYRLAFQDETTVNWCPELGTVLANDEVKDGYSVRGGCMVEQKPMKQWLLRVSAYSERLLQGLDKIDWSDSLIEMQKYWIGKSVGAEINFEISNSNKKIRVFTTRSDTLFGSTFMVLAPEHPIVKEITTSEYENEVNSYIEITSKRTERERLADIKKITGQFTGAYAIHPFTKNKMQIWIADYVLFQYGTGAVMSVPAHDSRDYAFAKHFKIPIVEVVSGGDISKESYDAKEGKLINSDFLNGLEVSEAIKLMNSKIEEKGIGVSKVNYKMRDAIFSRQRYWGEPFPVYYKNDIPYVLNEKELPLELPEVDKFLPTEEGEPPLARAKNWKTKEGYSYEYDTMPGFAGSSGYYLRYMDPKNNSEYFSKESNKYWQDVDLYIGGTEHATGHLIYSRFWNKFLFDIGKSCKDEPFKKLVNQGMIQGRSSFVYRINNEKYAEYLLWEKIKDNKLGIKFLKNYKDGHRRFDFYSQKQKLVLEIKCYKNLEKLESDYSDYFNKTNQKYLLIPIVKIFDNIDEVIDKIIQLIEGNEVSSFLEEDSVDLKTKFVSKNVKGRKEFSTPLNVDVNIVENDILDLQAFKKWRPEFKNAEFILEEGKYYCGDAVEKMSKSLHNVVNPDDVIEKYGADTFRMYEMFLGPIEQHKPWNTDGIEGVSKFLRKFWNLYFNKNNEFYLSDDKATEGELKILHKTIKKIHEDIEKLSFNTCVSEFMIATNELLKLNCNKKSILQPLNILLAPFAPHISEELWKLSGNEKSIATTSFPEYNEKYIREDSYDYPISINGKLRAKHSFSIDCSKDFVEDEVLKLETVKKWTDGKTVRKIIFVPKRIINIVVN
- the mtaB gene encoding tRNA (N(6)-L-threonylcarbamoyladenosine(37)-C(2))-methylthiotransferase MtaB, giving the protein MQKKIAFKTLGCRLNQYETDAIASEFDENNYQIVDFNDDADVYVVNTCTVTNQGDKRSRTFINQITKNKKNAVVIVTGCMVNNYSEKLESKLNNVTYFVDNERKTSIFPIVDSHFKGEVIDIDNLKNDKFGFNPAKRTFHTRSFIKIQDGCNQFCTYCIVPTVRGRAISRPFPEVIKNIKKVLEFGYKEIVLTGVNISTYEYNALSFENLIEKILNIPGDFRLRISSIEPDNFSDSFYSLFKNPKLTPHLHLCLQSGSDNILKKMRRMNSLKSFVEITDKIRKVVPDFNFTTDIIVGFPGETEEDFQKTIEAIEKIGFGHIHTFKYSIREGTRAAKMQGQIDGRIKSERSEIIRKISDEQKENYRKSMIGKTQDVLIEKIDDKGFTHGYGEHYIPVVFEAGDSRENEFVKVKISDICMDGDLILKGIKL